In Streptococcus gallolyticus subsp. gallolyticus DSM 16831, the sequence TTTTATCGATTATTTTTGGAATTATTCTCCTATCAAGCTCAGCCATGTCTTTATCAAGTGCTGTTATTACGATTGCTGCTTATTGGATTCTTATTAGCGGTATCCTTCGTTTAATTGGTGGCTTCCAAATGCGTAGAGCAGGTTTTTACGACGCTAATCGTTTCCTAAGCTCTGCGGTCCTTGCCATTCTTCTAGGGCTTTTCCTCTTATTCAATCCTGCACTTTCAGCTATTTTTATTGGGCGTCTAACAGGATTACTTTTAATGGCAGTTGGTGTTTCAGGAATCGCTTTTTCATTCCGTATTTAACTAAGACTACAAAAAGACTTCGTTCAAAAAAACGAAGTCCTTTTTTTAGTTCTCAATTAACGATTATCAATGGTTTCTGGATACAAGTCGTGGTTCATTAGGCGATAATCTGCCATTTTTTCATACTTGGTATTTGGTTTTCCGTAATTAAAATATGGGTCAATTGATAAGCCACCACGTGGTGTGAATTTTCCCCAGACTTCAAGATAGCGTGGCTGAAGCAAGTCAATCAAATCTTTACCAATCGTATTAATGCAATTTTCGTGAAAATCACCGTGGTTACGGTAGCTGAAAAGGTAAAGTTTCAATGATTTTGATTCCACGCAAAGTTTATCTGGAATATAAGAAATATAAATCGTCGCAAAATCTGGTTGCCCAGTAATCGGACAAAGTGATGTAAACTCTGGACAATTGAATTTGATAAAGTAATCATTGTCAACATGACGATTATCAAATGATTCCAGAATACTTGGGTCGTAATCGTAAGTGTAAGTCGTCTTTTGATTTCCCAAAAGGGTCAAATCTTTCATTTCATCTGTTCTAGTCATCTCATTCTCCTTTTAAACACCGCGTTGGTTGTCATATAAAAGCGTGTGTAATTGTGGCAACACGCGCACGCTTTGCCATTCTGGGTCAGCTGCTACTGTCTCCCATAGTTGTCGCAAACGGTCGAGCTGGTGCTCCACGATGTTGCCGCTGGCGTGCGGTTCTGGATTACCAGCTGATAAATACAAAACATCAGGCTGATAACGTTTTTGAATCATTTTAGCAAATGCCAAATCGGCATCATCAAAAACTGGAATTTTAAAGGTGATTTGGTCTTTTTTCAATTGCGAAACAATAAAATCAAGCGTTTCAAAATTAACCGTCATCTTACTTGACGGTGGCTTGGGACTAAGCGTTACTTGGTCAATGTCCTTTAGCCACGTTTGCCAGCGTGAGCCTTGCGTTTCAATAGCTAAGGTCACCCCACGCGCTTTTAATTTGGCAACAAGCTCTGCCATATTATTTGCCAATAAACATGGATTGCCACCTGATAAAGTCACATAATCGTAGGTTCCCAATTGGTCAAGCTGCTCAATCACTTCATCAACAGTCATTCGCTTAGGCTTTTCTGAGCCATCCCAAGTAAAGGCAGAATCGCACCAATCGCAATGATAGTCACAGCCACCCGTTCTCACAAACATGGTCTTTTGCCCAATCGCTCTGCCCTCGCCTTGAAAAGTTGGACCAAAAATTTCAAGAATCGGAAGGGTTAACTGACGTTTAGTCATCAATCTCCCACTCCCTTCTAAATTCCGCAAATGATGTCGGCGTTTCATACAAGCGGACATATTCTACACGAATCTCACGTTCTTTTGGCAAATGCTGCGCGACTTGCTTAAAAATCCAGTAAACCATATTTTCTGCTGTGGTGTTCATATAGGGCAGGCTTTCATTGAGGTAATGGTGGTCTAAACTTGGTTCCAAATGTTTTTTGTAAATCTGTTTGAGGTCGCCAAAATCAACTGCCATGCCACGGTCATCAAGCAGTCCAGAAACCGCAATTTGCAAACAATAAGTATGTCCATGCAAAGCCTTACATTTACCATCATAATTGAACAAATGATGTGCCGCATCAAAGGTGAATTCTTTTGAAACCATGACACGACGTGGGCAATAAACCAAGGATTCACCCGTTGGGACTTTTAGCTCTTTTGGTATTTCAAACATTAGGCTTACCCTTTCTTTGCAAGGTATTTTTCAAGACCTGCCTGACGAAGCTTGCAAGCAGGACATTCACCGCAACCACTTCCTTTAATGCCGTTATAGCACGTTAGCGTATTTTCTCGAACATAATCAAATTTGCCAAGTTGGTCAGCTAATTCCCATGTTTCTGACTTATCAAGCCACATCAGCGGTGTTTGAATAACAAAATTATAATCCATTGCCAAATTCAGCGTAACATTGAGTGATTTGACAAAGGCATCACGACAGTCTGGATAACCTGAAAAATCCGTTTCACAAACGCCAGTAATAATGTCTGTGATACCAAGACGCTTCGCCAGCACAGCCGCAAACGATAAAAACAAATGATTTCGACCATCAACAAAAGTATTTGGCAAATCGTCATCTGGATTTTCGATTGCAATATCACGAGTCAAGGCATTTTCAGTTAATTGTCCCAATAAAGACATGTCTAGCAAATGGTTTTTAACCCCTTGTTCGGCAGCGATGTGTTTGGCTACTTCAATTTCCAAACTGTGACGTTGACCATAATTAAACGTGACAGTTTCCACGTGGTCGTAGTGTTTCAAAGCCCAAAATAGGCAAGTTGTTGAATCTTGTCCGCCACTAAAGACGACAAGTGCAGATTGACGTTTCATCTTATCTCCTCTATATCTTTTCAGATATTTGGGCAAAAGAAAAGCCCTCATGGGAATCCACAAGGGCGCTAATTCAGTCATTAGGCTGGTTTTTTTTAGCGATGGCTTTTCCCAAACATCGTTATTATTAACGTTACTATCATATCATCTTTGCAACAGATATTCAATGACTAAAAAATGCAAGAATAAGAAAACAGGACTTGCTTAAAACAAAATCCTGTTTTTTATTAATAATTATGCTTATTTGCTTTTGGCAAACTGGCTATTGTAAAGGTCATAATAGAAACCTTTCGCAGCTAATAAACTTTCATGATTGCCCTGTTCAATGATTTGACCATTGTTAAGCACCAAAATCTTATCAGCCTCTTGAATGGTTGATAGGCGGTGAGCAATGACAAAGCTTGTACGCCCTTCCATTAATTTAGCCATAGCCTTTTGAATCAATAATTCCAAACGTGTGTCAACAGATGACGTTGCTTCGTCCAAAATCAGGATTTTAGGGTCAGCAAGCAAGGCACGCGCAATGGTTAACAATTGTTTTTGACCAAGTGATACGTTGCTTGATTCTTGGTTCATTTCCATATTGTAACCACCAGGTAGCGTGCGAATAAAGTGGTCAACATTGGCAGCTTTAGCAGCCTCAACAACCTCTTCATCTGTCGCATCCAAGTTCCCAAAACGGAGATTTTCCTTGATACTTGCCTCGTAGAGCCACGCATCTTGCAAGACCATTCCAAATTGTTTGCGATATTCTTGACGTGACAAGTTGCGAATATCATGCCCATCAATTTTAATCGAACCAGAGGTAACGTCGTAGAATCGCATTAAAAGATTAATCAGCGTTGTCTTACCAGCCCCTGTTGGACCAACAATCGCCACCATTTCACCTGGTTTGACATCAAGATTGAAGTTTTGAATCAATGGTTTGTCTGCCACGTATTGGAAGGAAACATTTTCAAAGCTAACTTGACCTGTTAAATCATGTGTCAAATGCTCTGTTACATCAGCAACTTCTTCTGGCTCATCTAGAACTTCAAAGATACGGTCAAGTGATGACTTGGCACTTTGAAGAATACTTGCCAACTGTGTAATGGTTTGAACGGGTTGACTGACTTGCCAAACGTATTGAACGAAAGCTTGCATATTACCAACCGTCAAGTTCCCAGAAAGAACTTGCAAAGCTCCCAAAACTGCCACAATCAGGTAAGCCATATCAGAAATTGCACTAAGAACTGGCATCATAATTCCTGAAATAAAGCTTGCCTTGAAACCAACTTCTTGCAAATTTTGAGTGATTTCACGAAATTCTTCACTTGAAATTTCTTCACGACCATAAAGTTTGATAACGTTAAAGCCAGTTAGATTTTCCTGAACAAAACCGTTCATATCACCGAGAGCGTCAGCTTGTTTTTTGAAATAGGGTTGAGATTTTTTCAAAATAAACTGAGCACTGATATAAGTGATTGGAATGATTAAAATAACCACCAAAGCCAAACGCCAATTGAGGTAAAGCACCATGCAAATAACCAAGAAAATGGTTAAGAAAGCATTGATAATTTGAAGAAAGCTTTGTTGTAAAGCGTTTGAGACTGTTTCAACATCTGACGTAAAACGTCCCAAGACATTTCCGAATTGTTGACTGTCAAAATAAGAAACTGGAATTTTATTGATTTTTTCACTTAAATCTCGGCGCAAATCATGAATACTTTTTTGCACAGCGTCAGTCATGAAATAGTTTGACCAATAGCTTCCTAGCTCATAACCCAAACCTCGCAAGAAATAAAGGGCTAAAATCATTGCAATATAAGAAATATTGATATGAGCACCTGCTACACCGTGCGCCATGTCAAGAAGGTTTGCCGTCAATTCTGTAATGGCAAGCCCTAAAATAAAAGGTTCCAATACACTCATGACACTACTGAAAACTTTCAAGAAAATGGCAAGAAAAAGCGCACCTTTATATTGTTGGAGATAATCCCATAAACGTAGAAAAACGTTGCGTTTTGACATTGTTATTCTCCTTTCATCTCGTCTGCATTTTTCAATTGTGAGTTAGCAATTTCACGATAAATCGTGTTTGTTTGCATCAATTCATCATGTGTACCACGTCCCACAATTTCACCTTTATCGAGGACGATAATTTGGTCAGCATCCATGATCGTTCCCACACGTTGTGCCACAATAAGAACAGTCGCTTCTTGAGTAACTTCTTTCAAACGCTCACGCAATTGCGCATCTGTTTTATAATCAAGAGCTGAGAACGAATCATCAAAAATATAAATATCAGGTTTCTTAACAACCGCACGCGCAATGGACAACCGTTGTTTTTGTCCTCCTGATAAATTGCTACCACCTTCTGCCAAATGTGTTTGGTAACGCTCATCACGGCTTTCGATAAATTCTTTTGCTTGTGCAACATCTGCTGCTTCTTGCAATTCATCAACTGTTGCATCCGTTTTACCGTATTTTAGATTTTCGGCAATGGTTCCCGTAAACAAGAGCGCTTTTTGCGGAATAAAGCCAATCTTCTGACGTAGAGCTTTCAATTGATATTCTCTAACATCAACACCGTCAACCAAAATTTTACCAAGTGTGACATCGTAAAAACGTGGAATCAGATTGACAAGAGAAGATTTTCCAGAACCTGTTGAGCCGATAAAGGCAATGGTTTCGCCAGGCTTGGCTTTAAAGGAAATATCTTTTAAGACTGGACTTTCTGTCTCACCAGGGTAAGCAAAGGTCACCTTGTCAAATTCCAAATAACCTTTTGTTTCAGTCTCAGTCACACCATTTTCATTAGGTGTGATTGAAATTGGCATTGCCATAACTTCTGAAATACGCTCGCTTGAGACAACAACACGAGGATACATGGTAAAGAGATTGGCAAAAAGTAAGAATGAAAAGAGCGCATGGAAGCTATATTCAATAAAAGCAACCAGATTACCAATCTGCAAATCACCTCTTGAGAGCGGATTTAAGGCAAACCAGACAATGGCAACAATCATTGAGATGATGATAAAGACAAACAAAGGCTCTGTTAAACCAGTTAGCTTGAACAGACGACTTGAAATACCTTTATAGTCTTCGTTTTTACTATCAAAACGTTCTTCTTGAAAATCTTCTCTAGCAAAGGCGCGGATAACACGCAAACCAGTCAAATTTTCACGAACGTATTGGTTAATTTTATCAAGGGTGGCTTGTTGTTTTTCAGACAAAGGACGTGTGCGTGTCGCAACGTAATAAACCACAAGAACCAAAAAGGGAATAGCCACCGCAACAATCCATGCTAAAGACGGACTTGTTACCAGAATCATGACAACACTAAAAATAATCATGAGCGGTGTTACAACCCCCATACGTAGAGATTGTTCAGCAAATTGCATAAGAATAAATGCATCGCTTGTCATCCGAGTGACAAGTGATGACACACCGATTTGTTCGTATTCATGGTGTGAGTATTCCTGCAATTTATCGTACATGTCATTACGCATGTCTTTAATCATATTAGTCGTGATTTTTCCTGCCGCATAAGCCAAAGTAACACGACCAATCGCTCCAACAATAATCACGATAAACATAACAATTGCCCAAAAATAAACCTTATCTTTATTTCCAACTGTTATCCCTTGGTCAATCATACGAGCTAGTGCTGTTGGCAACCCAAGGTTAACCACGACAAATGTAAAAGCTCCTAATACATCCAAAATGAGCCATTTGGGATATTTTTTCAAATAAGTCCAAACTAGTTTCATAGTAACTTTCCTTTCTAATCTGTTCTCTATTTTTAAGTAACGAAATACCTTCTTTCTGCAAGAAAGAGTGACCATGCTTATTCAGCTAAGTCACTCAAATAATCGTATCTTTCATATTTTTCAAGTAGGGTTTCATTAGCTTCATCTAATGAACGTTGAAGCTCTGCTAATTTGCCATAATCACTGGCATTTTCCTGCATTTGCGCTTCAATAGTTTCGATGTCCTCTTCAAGTTTGGCAATCTCATCTTCGATGACTTCCCATTCTTGTTTTTCAAAGTAAGACATGCGTTTCTTCTTCGTTTTTTCCTTCTCAGTCTTTTGTGACGGCGCTTTTTTAGCTTGTTCCACTACGGCATTTTCTTCAAACGCTTTTTCATCAAGATAATCCGTATAATTTCCGAAGAATTCGCGAACACGCCCATTTTCAAATGCTAAGATTTTATTAGCCACTTTATCAAGGAAATAACGGTCGTGGCTAACCGTGATAACTGGTCCTGAGAATGTTTGCAAGAAACTTTCAAGAACTGTCAATGTTGCAATATCAAGGTCATTGGTTGGTTCGTCAAGAAGAAGCACATTTGGTTTTTCAATCAAAATTTTCAACAGGTAAAGGCGTTTTTTCTCACCACCAGATAATTTTGAAATCAATGTGCCATGTGTTGAACGTGGGAATAAGAATTGTTCTAACAAATCTGTGACACTTGTTGTTCCAACGCTTGTTTTGACCTCATCAGCTACTTCTTGCAAATAATTGATGACACGTTTGTTTTCATCCATGTCTTTTGTCAATTGTGAGAAATAGCCAATGCGAACCGTTTCACCAATTTCAAGATTCCCAGCTGTCGGCTGCAAATCACCATTTATCAAATTAAGAAGCGTTGATTTGCCGACACCGTTATCACCAACAATTCCGATTCGGTCTTTATTTTGCACCAAAAGGTTAAAGTCAGTCAAAATCTGTTTATCAGGATAAGCAAAGGAAACATTTTCAAAATTGATAACTTTTTTACCGATTCGGCTTGTTTCAAAATTAATCTCAAGCTCTGTTGATTGTGTCGCTCCTGACAAATCAGCTTTCAACTCATTGAAACGATTGATACGAGCTTGCTGTTTTGTCGCACGCGCTTGTGGTTGCGTACGCATCCAAGCTAATTCTTGCTTGTAAAGTTGTTTTTTCTTGTGAAGCGTTGCAGCGTCACGCTCATCTTGCTCCGCACGCAAACGCACATAATCTTGATAATTTCCTTGATATTCAGTCAATTGACTATTAGCCAATTCAAAAATACGCGTTGCCACATTATCCAAGAAATAACGATCGTGGGTAATGAAGAGCACCGTTTTCTTAGAATTTTTTAGGAAATTCGTCAACCAAGCAATGGTATCAATATCCAAGTGGTTGGTTGGCTCGTCCAATAATAACAAGTCTGCATCATTTAACAAAACTTGCGCCAACTGAACACGACGACGAAGCCCACCAGACAAAGCACCAACTTTTTGTGACAAATCGTCCAAACCTAGCTTTGTAAGAACAGTTTTGACTTCACTTTCAATCGCCCAAGCGTCAAGCGAATCCATTTCTGCCATGACTTTTTCAAGTTTAGCTTGATTAGCTTCATTGTAATCAGCCATCAAGGTCTCATAGGTCTTAATCAAAGTCATCTCACGCAAATCAGACGACAAAACTGTATCCAAAATAGTTTTATCATCATCAAATTCAGGCTCTTGGGTCAAATAAGCAATTTTATAACCATTCTTAGCTGAAAACGGCGATACGTCGCCATCAAAGCCAAGACGACCAGAAATGACATCAAGGAGCGTTGTTTTCCCCGTTCCATTGACACCAATAATACCAATGCGGTCAAAATCATGAATAATAAAGGAAATATCACGAAAAACAGTCTTATCACCGACTGATTTTGTTAAGTATTCTACGATAAAATCACTCATTTGTTTTCCTTTCTAATAAAGTCAAAAATAGCTTCTTTGTCATTGGCAAGCTCACCAAGAACAATTTTTTCCTCTATTTCTTTTAATACCCGCCCTAATTCTGGACCAGGTTTGTATTGTAATTCTTTGATTAAAACTCCGCCATTGACAACAATTTCGTGTTTATCATGAATGGTTAATTCTTTATCTAAACGCTCAATACGCTCAAAATCAACTGGCAAACCAAAACCAGCACGCAAAGCTTCTGCTTGTTCAATCAAACAACTGCCATAACGGTACATTTCCATCTTATCAAGCTCATTTTCTAGACGGAAACGGTAAATCGCCACAATCTTTTCGACATCTTTTTGAAATTGACTTGATGTTTTCCATGCTTTCAAAAAGACACGAACGTCTTTGACATCTAAAGCTAATAGCAAAGCTGACCAAGCTTGTTCAGACGTTTTAAAGTGATAATCACAAGCCAAATCGTCAAGTAATTGCTGTAAATTGTCATGAGCATTCTCAAGATATGGTAAATATTTTTGAGCTTGACTAGTAATCATGGCTTTAATCCCTTTACGCCAGAAAGGTGCCATCAATAATTTATCAAATTCAATAAAAGAGCGCTCTACCGAAATTTTTTCAAGTAAGGGCGCATGTGCTGCCATAGCAGCAAACGTATCAGGTTCAATATCAAAATCAAGACTAGCCGCAAAACGGAAACCGCGCATAATGCGCAGCGCATCTTCGTTAAAACGCTCCGCAGGATTTCCCACCGCACGTAATAACTTAGCTTCCAAATCTGCCAAACCGTTGAACTTATCAATAATTAAACCTGTCTCATCAAGTGCAAAAGCATTGACTGTAAAATCGCGACGTTTCAAATCTTCCTCTAGAGAACGCACAAATGACACGCTGCTAGGTCTGCGGTAATCCACGTAAACATCTTCTGTACGGAAAGTGGTGATTTCATACTCGCCACCTTCTTCTAAAACAAGAACCGTGCCATGCTCAATCCCAATATCAACCGTAC encodes:
- a CDS encoding DUF308 domain-containing protein, with the translated sequence MKRLSLWSGILALLIGIFLFVHPFTTTAMIGWIIALLVFMSGITSLLMYTNSVERSFWYLLQSILSIIFGIILLSSSAMSLSSAVITIAAYWILISGILRLIGGFQMRRAGFYDANRFLSSAVLAILLGLFLLFNPALSAIFIGRLTGLLLMAVGVSGIAFSFRI
- the queF gene encoding preQ(1) synthase, whose product is MTRTDEMKDLTLLGNQKTTYTYDYDPSILESFDNRHVDNDYFIKFNCPEFTSLCPITGQPDFATIYISYIPDKLCVESKSLKLYLFSYRNHGDFHENCINTIGKDLIDLLQPRYLEVWGKFTPRGGLSIDPYFNYGKPNTKYEKMADYRLMNHDLYPETIDNR
- the queE gene encoding 7-carboxy-7-deazaguanine synthase QueE, with the translated sequence MTKRQLTLPILEIFGPTFQGEGRAIGQKTMFVRTGGCDYHCDWCDSAFTWDGSEKPKRMTVDEVIEQLDQLGTYDYVTLSGGNPCLLANNMAELVAKLKARGVTLAIETQGSRWQTWLKDIDQVTLSPKPPSSKMTVNFETLDFIVSQLKKDQITFKIPVFDDADLAFAKMIQKRYQPDVLYLSAGNPEPHASGNIVEHQLDRLRQLWETVAADPEWQSVRVLPQLHTLLYDNQRGV
- the queD gene encoding 6-carboxytetrahydropterin synthase QueD, whose translation is MFEIPKELKVPTGESLVYCPRRVMVSKEFTFDAAHHLFNYDGKCKALHGHTYCLQIAVSGLLDDRGMAVDFGDLKQIYKKHLEPSLDHHYLNESLPYMNTTAENMVYWIFKQVAQHLPKEREIRVEYVRLYETPTSFAEFRREWEIDD
- the queC gene encoding 7-cyano-7-deazaguanine synthase QueC, whose protein sequence is MKRQSALVVFSGGQDSTTCLFWALKHYDHVETVTFNYGQRHSLEIEVAKHIAAEQGVKNHLLDMSLLGQLTENALTRDIAIENPDDDLPNTFVDGRNHLFLSFAAVLAKRLGITDIITGVCETDFSGYPDCRDAFVKSLNVTLNLAMDYNFVIQTPLMWLDKSETWELADQLGKFDYVRENTLTCYNGIKGSGCGECPACKLRQAGLEKYLAKKG
- a CDS encoding ABC transporter ATP-binding protein: MSKRNVFLRLWDYLQQYKGALFLAIFLKVFSSVMSVLEPFILGLAITELTANLLDMAHGVAGAHINISYIAMILALYFLRGLGYELGSYWSNYFMTDAVQKSIHDLRRDLSEKINKIPVSYFDSQQFGNVLGRFTSDVETVSNALQQSFLQIINAFLTIFLVICMVLYLNWRLALVVILIIPITYISAQFILKKSQPYFKKQADALGDMNGFVQENLTGFNVIKLYGREEISSEEFREITQNLQEVGFKASFISGIMMPVLSAISDMAYLIVAVLGALQVLSGNLTVGNMQAFVQYVWQVSQPVQTITQLASILQSAKSSLDRIFEVLDEPEEVADVTEHLTHDLTGQVSFENVSFQYVADKPLIQNFNLDVKPGEMVAIVGPTGAGKTTLINLLMRFYDVTSGSIKIDGHDIRNLSRQEYRKQFGMVLQDAWLYEASIKENLRFGNLDATDEEVVEAAKAANVDHFIRTLPGGYNMEMNQESSNVSLGQKQLLTIARALLADPKILILDEATSSVDTRLELLIQKAMAKLMEGRTSFVIAHRLSTIQEADKILVLNNGQIIEQGNHESLLAAKGFYYDLYNSQFAKSK
- a CDS encoding ABC transporter ATP-binding protein translates to MKLVWTYLKKYPKWLILDVLGAFTFVVVNLGLPTALARMIDQGITVGNKDKVYFWAIVMFIVIIVGAIGRVTLAYAAGKITTNMIKDMRNDMYDKLQEYSHHEYEQIGVSSLVTRMTSDAFILMQFAEQSLRMGVVTPLMIIFSVVMILVTSPSLAWIVAVAIPFLVLVVYYVATRTRPLSEKQQATLDKINQYVRENLTGLRVIRAFAREDFQEERFDSKNEDYKGISSRLFKLTGLTEPLFVFIIISMIVAIVWFALNPLSRGDLQIGNLVAFIEYSFHALFSFLLFANLFTMYPRVVVSSERISEVMAMPISITPNENGVTETETKGYLEFDKVTFAYPGETESPVLKDISFKAKPGETIAFIGSTGSGKSSLVNLIPRFYDVTLGKILVDGVDVREYQLKALRQKIGFIPQKALLFTGTIAENLKYGKTDATVDELQEAADVAQAKEFIESRDERYQTHLAEGGSNLSGGQKQRLSIARAVVKKPDIYIFDDSFSALDYKTDAQLRERLKEVTQEATVLIVAQRVGTIMDADQIIVLDKGEIVGRGTHDELMQTNTIYREIANSQLKNADEMKGE
- a CDS encoding ABC-F family ATP-binding cassette domain-containing protein, with the protein product MSDFIVEYLTKSVGDKTVFRDISFIIHDFDRIGIIGVNGTGKTTLLDVISGRLGFDGDVSPFSAKNGYKIAYLTQEPEFDDDKTILDTVLSSDLREMTLIKTYETLMADYNEANQAKLEKVMAEMDSLDAWAIESEVKTVLTKLGLDDLSQKVGALSGGLRRRVQLAQVLLNDADLLLLDEPTNHLDIDTIAWLTNFLKNSKKTVLFITHDRYFLDNVATRIFELANSQLTEYQGNYQDYVRLRAEQDERDAATLHKKKQLYKQELAWMRTQPQARATKQQARINRFNELKADLSGATQSTELEINFETSRIGKKVINFENVSFAYPDKQILTDFNLLVQNKDRIGIVGDNGVGKSTLLNLINGDLQPTAGNLEIGETVRIGYFSQLTKDMDENKRVINYLQEVADEVKTSVGTTSVTDLLEQFLFPRSTHGTLISKLSGGEKKRLYLLKILIEKPNVLLLDEPTNDLDIATLTVLESFLQTFSGPVITVSHDRYFLDKVANKILAFENGRVREFFGNYTDYLDEKAFEENAVVEQAKKAPSQKTEKEKTKKKRMSYFEKQEWEVIEDEIAKLEEDIETIEAQMQENASDYGKLAELQRSLDEANETLLEKYERYDYLSDLAE
- a CDS encoding CCA tRNA nucleotidyltransferase — encoded protein: MKLNNLPSEFQEALPILKKIREAGYEAYFVGGSVRDVLLNRPIHDVDIATSSYPEETKSIFHRTVDIGIEHGTVLVLEEGGEYEITTFRTEDVYVDYRRPSSVSFVRSLEEDLKRRDFTVNAFALDETGLIIDKFNGLADLEAKLLRAVGNPAERFNEDALRIMRGFRFAASLDFDIEPDTFAAMAAHAPLLEKISVERSFIEFDKLLMAPFWRKGIKAMITSQAQKYLPYLENAHDNLQQLLDDLACDYHFKTSEQAWSALLLALDVKDVRVFLKAWKTSSQFQKDVEKIVAIYRFRLENELDKMEMYRYGSCLIEQAEALRAGFGLPVDFERIERLDKELTIHDKHEIVVNGGVLIKELQYKPGPELGRVLKEIEEKIVLGELANDKEAIFDFIRKENK